The proteins below come from a single Pseudarthrobacter sp. SSS035 genomic window:
- a CDS encoding AraC family transcriptional regulator, whose protein sequence is MRAEFTRVHAPEERSWLCRLLSQPTFNFSWHFHPEFELILITRGTGTRMIGTSVENYGPGDLALIGSDVPHAYASSAGTTEQEAIVVQFRREFLGSDFFGAPEFADVGRMLDVSSAAAATVFEADASTIERCQSLQALSPSEQTLALLSLLVELAGRTQSRKLDNSGLMLGLSPDARERVNAVCEYLQERFTGSIRLTEVAEVAHMSEAAFSRFFRRSLGRTMTQYVMELRVARASQLLGDSALSISDIAFHCGYGNLSNFNRCFRALKGRSPRQYRRALAQIREQIVY, encoded by the coding sequence ATGCGCGCCGAGTTTACAAGGGTCCACGCTCCCGAGGAAAGATCCTGGTTGTGCCGCCTGCTTTCCCAGCCCACCTTCAATTTTAGCTGGCACTTTCATCCCGAGTTTGAACTCATACTGATCACACGAGGCACCGGAACGCGGATGATCGGCACCAGCGTCGAGAACTACGGCCCCGGAGATCTCGCACTGATTGGCTCCGACGTGCCGCACGCCTACGCCTCGTCCGCCGGGACAACCGAGCAGGAGGCGATCGTGGTGCAGTTCCGGAGGGAGTTTCTGGGCTCAGATTTCTTTGGGGCGCCCGAGTTCGCTGACGTGGGGAGGATGCTCGACGTATCTTCCGCGGCAGCAGCCACGGTCTTTGAGGCCGACGCTTCCACTATCGAACGGTGCCAAAGCCTGCAGGCATTGAGCCCCAGCGAACAAACGCTTGCCCTATTGTCCCTGCTTGTGGAGTTGGCCGGCAGGACGCAGAGCCGTAAGTTGGACAATAGCGGCCTCATGCTCGGATTGAGTCCCGATGCGCGTGAGCGTGTTAATGCGGTTTGTGAGTACCTGCAGGAGCGATTCACGGGCAGCATTCGGCTTACTGAAGTAGCAGAGGTAGCCCACATGAGCGAGGCTGCATTCAGCCGTTTCTTCCGCCGCTCACTGGGCCGGACTATGACCCAGTACGTGATGGAGCTGCGCGTCGCCAGAGCAAGTCAGTTGCTTGGTGATTCGGCGCTGTCGATATCGGACATCGCCTTCCACTGCGGTTACGGGAACCTGTCCAACTTCAATCGTTGTTTTCGCGCTCTAAAGGGTCGGAGCCCGCGTCAATACCGTCGCGCCCTTGCGCAGATCCGAGAACAGATAGTCTACTAA
- a CDS encoding Gfo/Idh/MocA family protein translates to MTREPSAAPPQKATLRVGVVGLGWAGQQHLKAYSQIEGVEIVALAGMEDELRDELAQEYSIPNEFLSWEELLELDGLDAVSVAVPTFLHAPIAIAALERGLHVLSEKPIARNGEEGQRMVDAARRASRVLDVAFNHRRRGDIQVLKGIIERGDLGRPYYAKASWLRRSGIPKLGSWFTNKEMAGGGPLADIGVHVLDYALYLLGEPKVVSVSAATHAELGPRGRGGNDRYTALSTNFAYEVEDFASAFIRLEGGATLIIEAGWASYREEADLMDFSVFGTDGGADLRAVGASMTPIADLRVYTEKDGKNADYTPAAEPGRAHQAVVEDFVTVVRGGETVWGVHDGSLALSRARIIDACYQSATEHREVEL, encoded by the coding sequence ATGACCCGCGAACCATCCGCAGCACCGCCCCAGAAAGCAACTCTCAGGGTCGGAGTAGTCGGCCTGGGCTGGGCAGGGCAGCAGCATTTGAAGGCCTACAGCCAGATCGAGGGCGTCGAGATCGTCGCCCTTGCCGGCATGGAGGACGAACTTCGCGACGAACTGGCGCAGGAGTACTCCATCCCGAATGAGTTCCTCAGTTGGGAGGAGCTCCTGGAACTTGACGGCCTGGACGCCGTAAGCGTGGCGGTGCCGACCTTCCTGCACGCGCCGATAGCAATCGCCGCATTAGAACGCGGCCTGCACGTGCTCAGCGAAAAGCCCATAGCCCGCAACGGCGAAGAAGGTCAGCGCATGGTAGACGCCGCCCGCCGTGCCAGCCGCGTACTCGACGTCGCATTTAACCACCGCCGCCGCGGCGACATCCAGGTGCTCAAAGGCATCATCGAACGCGGCGACCTGGGCCGCCCCTACTATGCCAAGGCCTCCTGGTTGCGCCGCTCCGGCATCCCCAAACTGGGCAGCTGGTTCACCAACAAGGAAATGGCCGGCGGTGGCCCACTGGCCGACATCGGCGTCCACGTCCTGGACTATGCCCTCTATCTGCTGGGCGAACCCAAGGTGGTCAGCGTCTCCGCGGCAACCCACGCCGAGCTGGGTCCACGCGGACGCGGCGGCAACGACCGCTACACCGCACTGAGCACCAACTTCGCCTACGAAGTGGAGGACTTCGCCTCGGCCTTCATTCGGCTTGAGGGCGGTGCCACGCTGATCATCGAGGCGGGGTGGGCCAGCTACCGTGAGGAGGCAGACCTGATGGACTTCTCAGTCTTCGGTACCGATGGAGGAGCCGACCTGCGGGCGGTCGGGGCTTCGATGACTCCGATCGCAGACCTGCGCGTTTACACCGAAAAGGACGGCAAGAACGCCGACTACACACCTGCGGCCGAACCTGGACGAGCGCACCAGGCCGTCGTAGAGGATTTCGTCACGGTGGTGCGTGGCGGTGAAACGGTCTGGGGCGTGCACGACGGATCCCTGGCACTGAGCCGCGCCCGCATCATCGACGCCTGCTACCAGTCTGCAACCGAACATCGCGAAGTGGAGCTTTGA
- a CDS encoding ROK family protein, with translation MTFEAPLTQIAVVPVLEVGGTHVTAALVRSKRTGTDSATWEILPYTTTRLHLDAHGTANQILDTLAIAAATVGTDHSRAWGIALPGPFNYTTGIARYEHVGKFEQLKNINLRTELTRRITPAPASLTFLNDADAFGIGEYAIGAAGEHRRTVCITLGTGIGSTFLDAGSPVKSGPDVPPDGSCYLLQYRGRPLEDTVSRRAIRAAYAQTAGLQNGIAGTGTPDVREIAQAARAGNPAAARVLHQAFTALGQATAPYLERFGAEVLIVGGSMAGSWDIVEPAIRIGLTTATPALSALPITKAEHHEVAGLIGAAHWATHQTRTW, from the coding sequence ATGACCTTCGAAGCCCCACTAACCCAAATCGCAGTGGTCCCTGTTCTGGAGGTCGGCGGCACGCACGTCACCGCAGCCTTGGTCCGCAGCAAGCGTACCGGGACCGATTCGGCCACCTGGGAAATCCTTCCCTACACCACCACCCGCCTGCACCTGGACGCCCACGGCACCGCCAACCAAATCCTGGACACCCTGGCAATAGCAGCCGCCACCGTCGGCACCGACCATAGCCGAGCCTGGGGAATCGCCCTCCCCGGACCCTTTAACTACACCACAGGCATCGCCCGCTACGAACACGTGGGAAAATTCGAACAGCTCAAGAACATCAACCTCCGTACCGAACTCACCCGCCGCATCACCCCCGCGCCCGCAAGCCTGACCTTCCTCAACGACGCCGATGCATTCGGAATTGGCGAATACGCCATTGGGGCCGCAGGAGAACATCGCCGGACCGTTTGCATCACCCTCGGCACTGGAATCGGCTCAACATTCCTCGATGCCGGCTCTCCTGTAAAAAGCGGACCGGATGTGCCCCCGGACGGAAGCTGCTACCTCCTCCAATACCGGGGACGCCCCCTCGAAGACACCGTCTCCCGCCGCGCCATCCGCGCCGCCTACGCCCAAACCGCCGGACTGCAGAATGGTATTGCGGGCACCGGCACCCCCGACGTCCGCGAAATCGCCCAGGCCGCCCGCGCCGGCAACCCCGCCGCCGCCCGCGTACTGCATCAGGCTTTCACCGCCCTCGGCCAAGCCACCGCACCCTACTTGGAGCGTTTCGGCGCCGAGGTACTGATCGTGGGCGGTTCCATGGCCGGCTCCTGGGACATCGTGGAACCTGCCATCCGCATCGGCCTCACAACTGCCACACCCGCACTGTCCGCACTGCCCATCACCAAAGCCGAACACCACGAAGTCGCAGGCCTCATCGGCGCCGCCCACTGGGCAACTCACCAAACACGCACCTGGTAG
- a CDS encoding trehalase family glycosidase, with product MTTTEFGTERKLETRVRSLLEQHWDDDRGFCVPNPSTYPHLWLWDSCFHAIVWAHLGDTRALKELDAVLEGQLEQGMVPHMLYGAQPSKTWLGPLSKTSSLTQPPMFGHAARVLADRGLRPSDATLARARKGMDWLWEHRRTEDGLIYVVHPWEAGNDHGQRFDDWGAPGRTPDNYSRPARSKWNTDRVRDITFAEDGAGQWSSTFVSCPAAFNAYVSFNMTELATLLGDEEMAERARLISKAMDDHLWDEEEQLWSDLAVVGGGPSVRIPISDGVMGALVTLDRAKAEAALAQLEDPERFGAPYGPANVVRTHPSYDPGTYWRGPAWPPLNYLFWLAQRRWDMKDAASRMARQTLDGANASGWAEYWNPETGEGLGAAPQSWTGLAFAMVNQPSDA from the coding sequence ATGACCACCACTGAATTCGGAACCGAGCGGAAGCTGGAAACCCGTGTCCGCAGCCTGCTCGAACAACATTGGGACGACGACCGCGGATTCTGCGTTCCGAATCCCTCGACCTATCCGCATCTGTGGCTATGGGACTCGTGCTTCCATGCAATCGTTTGGGCGCACCTCGGCGATACCCGGGCGCTCAAGGAGCTTGACGCGGTCCTTGAAGGGCAATTGGAGCAGGGCATGGTGCCCCACATGCTGTACGGGGCGCAGCCCTCGAAGACGTGGCTCGGCCCTTTGTCCAAGACATCTTCCCTCACCCAGCCACCCATGTTCGGCCATGCAGCAAGGGTCCTAGCCGACAGGGGCCTTCGCCCGTCCGATGCCACACTGGCGCGGGCCAGGAAGGGGATGGATTGGCTTTGGGAACACCGACGCACGGAGGACGGTCTCATCTACGTCGTGCATCCCTGGGAGGCGGGCAATGATCACGGTCAGCGCTTCGACGACTGGGGAGCGCCGGGCAGGACGCCGGACAATTACAGCCGCCCGGCGAGGTCTAAGTGGAACACGGACCGTGTGCGGGACATCACCTTCGCCGAGGACGGCGCCGGCCAGTGGTCCTCGACCTTCGTCTCCTGCCCTGCGGCCTTCAATGCGTACGTTTCCTTCAACATGACGGAGCTCGCCACGCTCCTTGGCGATGAGGAGATGGCCGAGCGCGCGCGCCTCATCAGCAAGGCTATGGACGACCATTTGTGGGATGAAGAAGAACAGCTGTGGTCAGATCTTGCCGTGGTCGGCGGCGGACCGTCCGTGCGGATTCCGATCAGCGACGGCGTGATGGGCGCGCTGGTCACCTTGGACCGGGCCAAGGCCGAGGCTGCCCTGGCGCAACTCGAGGATCCGGAACGATTCGGTGCCCCGTACGGGCCTGCGAACGTGGTCCGCACCCACCCATCCTATGACCCGGGAACATACTGGCGGGGACCGGCATGGCCGCCGCTGAATTACCTCTTCTGGCTCGCCCAGCGGCGCTGGGACATGAAGGATGCGGCATCAAGGATGGCCCGCCAGACATTGGACGGGGCAAATGCCAGCGGCTGGGCAGAATACTGGAATCCTGAGACCGGAGAGGGGCTGGGCGCCGCTCCGCAGTCTTGGACCGGCCTCGCCTTTGCGATGGTGAACCAGCCCAGCGACGCGTGA
- a CDS encoding transposase, with amino-acid sequence MAFTPHLVPKVTRRIRGLDDMIISLYVEGMTVRDIAHLESTLDTGLSAEAIITKVRDGHQVQNWAALIAVGVDMDMDTDGLQHVLGIWGEAAEGAKFRTGMCAEPANRGLKDILSVCCDGLTGSPEAISATWPAATARACVVYLIRVSMRFTGLQGPQEVHSSPAAGRCRPDGRCCAGRARRLRSRRSGTQVPCDLRAWRNSWARFIPFLAFRPPVRRVVYTASAIESLNYQLRKFIKNRGRFATDQAP; translated from the coding sequence ATGGCGTTCACCCCTCATCTGGTGCCCAAGGTGACGCGCCGGATCCGCGGGTTGGACGACATGATCATCAGCCTTTACGTCGAAGGGATGACGGTCCGCGACATCGCCCATCTGGAATCGACCCTTGACACAGGGCTGTCCGCCGAGGCGATCATCACCAAGGTCCGCGACGGACACCAGGTCCAGAACTGGGCAGCGCTCATCGCGGTGGGCGTGGACATGGACATGGACACGGACGGCCTACAGCATGTGCTGGGCATCTGGGGCGAGGCAGCCGAAGGAGCGAAGTTCAGGACTGGGATGTGCGCGGAACCCGCCAACCGCGGACTCAAGGACATCCTCAGTGTCTGCTGCGACGGGTTGACCGGCTCTCCCGAGGCCATCTCGGCGACCTGGCCGGCCGCGACGGCCCGGGCGTGTGTCGTGTACCTGATCCGCGTCTCGATGCGGTTCACTGGATTACAGGGACCACAAGAAGTCCACAGTAGCCCTGCGGCCGGTCGATGCCGCCCCGACGGCCGGTGCTGCGCAGGACGCGCTCGACGGCTTCGAAGCCGCCGATCTGGGACGCAAGTACCCTGCGACTTGCGGGCCTGGCGGAACAGCTGGGCAAGGTTCATCCCGTTCCTGGCCTTCCGGCCCCCGGTCAGGCGCGTCGTTTACACCGCCAGCGCCATCGAGTCGCTGAACTACCAGCTCCGCAAGTTCATCAAGAACCGCGGGCGTTTCGCCACCGACCAGGCGCCGTGA
- a CDS encoding ThuA domain-containing protein, with translation MSANTTTGRPLRITVWNEGVHEAQHDPASMAVNYPDGIHGAIAQGLAEHFPDAAIRTAVLADEEHGLTEEVLADTNVLLWWGHRAHAEVDDAVVDRVQRHVLAGMGLLVLHSAHFSKIFIRLLGTTCSLLWRNEGERELVWNVDPTHPIAQGIESPIIIPEQEMYGEYFDIPAPDELVFISSFEGGEIFRSGITFTRGRGRIFYFSPGDQEYPVYHQKQIRQVLANGVAWASQPEVRRESPTVQHPEREWFAR, from the coding sequence ATGAGTGCAAATACGACAACGGGCCGCCCCTTGAGGATCACGGTCTGGAACGAAGGCGTGCATGAGGCACAGCATGACCCTGCGTCCATGGCCGTCAACTACCCGGACGGCATCCACGGTGCCATCGCGCAAGGCCTGGCCGAGCACTTCCCCGATGCTGCCATCCGCACGGCTGTCCTGGCGGACGAGGAACACGGGCTCACGGAAGAGGTGCTGGCGGACACCAACGTGCTGCTTTGGTGGGGCCACCGTGCCCATGCCGAGGTCGACGACGCCGTCGTAGACCGGGTGCAGCGGCACGTCCTCGCGGGCATGGGGCTTCTCGTGCTCCACTCGGCGCACTTCTCAAAGATCTTCATCCGTCTGCTCGGTACTACCTGCTCGCTGCTGTGGCGCAACGAGGGCGAACGCGAACTGGTCTGGAACGTGGATCCAACGCATCCGATCGCCCAAGGCATCGAAAGCCCCATCATCATCCCCGAACAGGAAATGTACGGTGAATACTTCGACATCCCCGCCCCCGACGAGCTGGTCTTCATCAGTTCCTTCGAAGGCGGCGAGATCTTCCGGTCAGGGATTACCTTCACCCGGGGTCGGGGCCGGATCTTCTACTTCAGCCCCGGCGACCAGGAGTACCCCGTCTACCACCAAAAGCAGATCCGGCAGGTCCTCGCCAACGGCGTGGCCTGGGCCTCCCAGCCCGAAGTACGCCGCGAGTCGCCTACTGTCCAGCATCCGGAACGCGAATGGTTCGCCAGATGA
- a CDS encoding phytanoyl-CoA dioxygenase family protein, which translates to MDNNHTVTSVKYEIDSPYRLEDAARQRFADEGFIRIDGVLSPETIEHYEPEITAKVLELNTMHLPMEERSTYKKAFLQVSNLWQHSELARELTFSQRLARIAAELMGVERVRLYHDQALYKETGGGITPWHADQYYWPLSSDRTCTVWIPLQDTPLEMGPLSFAVGSNNFEFGRDMGISDESEKQMQKAFAEKGFMVSEEPYRLGDVSFHQGWTFHRAGPNRTQAPRRVMTIIYIDADITLTKPTNSNQELERWFPGIEPGEVPDTPLTPVLYEAAGDKT; encoded by the coding sequence ATGGATAACAACCACACTGTCACGTCAGTCAAGTATGAAATCGATTCTCCGTACCGGCTCGAAGACGCCGCCCGTCAGCGCTTTGCGGATGAGGGGTTCATAAGAATCGACGGGGTTCTGAGCCCCGAAACCATCGAGCACTATGAGCCCGAGATCACGGCCAAGGTCCTTGAGCTTAACACCATGCACCTGCCCATGGAAGAGCGGTCGACCTACAAGAAGGCGTTCCTGCAGGTCTCGAATCTTTGGCAGCACAGCGAACTCGCGCGCGAGCTGACATTCTCTCAGCGTCTCGCTCGGATTGCGGCCGAACTCATGGGCGTTGAGCGCGTCCGTCTCTATCACGACCAAGCCCTCTATAAGGAAACTGGCGGTGGTATCACGCCTTGGCACGCCGATCAGTATTATTGGCCGCTTTCCAGCGATCGCACCTGCACCGTGTGGATTCCGCTCCAAGACACGCCGCTGGAAATGGGGCCGTTGAGTTTTGCTGTCGGCAGTAACAACTTCGAGTTCGGTCGCGACATGGGGATTAGCGACGAGTCGGAGAAGCAGATGCAGAAGGCGTTCGCAGAAAAGGGATTCATGGTCTCAGAGGAGCCCTATCGCCTCGGTGACGTCAGCTTCCATCAGGGGTGGACGTTCCACCGCGCCGGGCCTAATCGGACCCAGGCGCCGCGGCGTGTGATGACCATCATCTACATCGATGCGGATATCACATTAACGAAGCCGACAAACAGCAATCAGGAACTCGAGCGCTGGTTTCCAGGTATTGAACCGGGGGAGGTCCCGGATACGCCGCTCACGCCGGTTCTGTACGAAGCTGCTGGCGACAAGACCTGA
- a CDS encoding LacI family DNA-binding transcriptional regulator, with translation MTSTRTSSAPTVRDVAAMAGVSPMTVSRTMSGGLSVRPEVQERVKKAVEALGYRRNDSARNTRLGRPTGLVGIAVTNLGNPYYGQFALGVEEVATGYGRQIVVGNTSEDPGRERELIADFAGRQIEGLILVPAGNGLELPDEGRLSGIPLVLASRTIDGLAADTVLVDDIEGARAGTEELLTDGHTRIAFLGDTAGISTTRRRYEGFCDALAAAGIVPVEEMLIPCRNSESARSEVLGLLSAPNSPTAFFSANNRTTVGALRAICEYRSEHGAADVPALACFDDVELADLLQIPLIVMSHDPKELGIQAARLLFDRLTGSQAAGPRRIQIPVAIHRY, from the coding sequence ATGACCAGCACTAGAACCTCCTCGGCGCCTACAGTCCGGGATGTAGCAGCTATGGCCGGAGTAAGCCCCATGACGGTTTCCAGGACCATGTCCGGCGGGCTCAGTGTGCGGCCGGAGGTGCAGGAGCGCGTTAAGAAGGCGGTGGAGGCGCTCGGATACCGAAGGAACGACAGTGCCCGGAACACCCGTCTTGGCCGGCCCACAGGGCTGGTGGGCATAGCCGTAACAAATCTTGGGAACCCCTACTATGGCCAGTTTGCCCTCGGCGTCGAGGAAGTTGCGACCGGCTACGGCCGCCAGATCGTCGTCGGAAACACGAGCGAGGATCCCGGGCGAGAGCGCGAACTGATTGCTGACTTTGCCGGCCGCCAGATCGAGGGTCTCATCCTAGTCCCGGCCGGCAACGGCCTTGAGCTCCCGGACGAAGGCCGCCTGTCCGGGATTCCACTCGTGCTGGCATCCCGCACCATCGACGGACTGGCCGCGGATACCGTGCTGGTCGACGACATCGAGGGCGCGCGTGCCGGAACCGAGGAACTGCTTACGGACGGCCACACAAGGATCGCTTTCCTCGGCGACACTGCCGGCATCTCCACTACCCGCCGCCGGTATGAAGGGTTCTGCGACGCACTCGCGGCGGCGGGAATCGTCCCGGTGGAAGAAATGCTCATCCCCTGCCGTAACTCCGAAAGTGCCCGCAGTGAAGTACTCGGCCTGCTGTCCGCGCCGAATTCACCCACTGCTTTTTTCTCAGCCAACAACCGCACCACGGTTGGTGCACTAAGGGCCATCTGCGAATACCGAAGCGAGCACGGTGCGGCTGATGTTCCGGCTTTGGCGTGTTTCGACGACGTGGAGCTCGCCGACCTCCTCCAGATACCGCTGATTGTCATGTCCCACGACCCAAAAGAGCTGGGCATACAGGCGGCCCGACTGCTCTTTGACCGGCTGACCGGTTCCCAAGCAGCCGGCCCCCGCAGAATTCAGATTCCCGTGGCTATCCACCGCTACTGA